A part of Chroicocephalus ridibundus chromosome 5, bChrRid1.1, whole genome shotgun sequence genomic DNA contains:
- the LOC134516644 gene encoding toll-like receptor 1, translating to MLLRFCNEPRYLEGVMGPLSNIYVFVCVFTFMLCNNSQPTVENEFIANYSSSLLTNVPKNIPVHTQVLDLSHNRISGLSILEFISLSKLQVLNLSHNLIMELDFSVFIYNQDLEYLDLSHNNILKVYCQTLAYLRHLDLSFNKFTALPICQEFGNMFRLEYLGLSATMMRRSDFRYIIHLQLHTVFLTLEDFTLYEPQSLTALNTRSLHIVFAANQNFSFSLLYDGMSTSKNLSIVNLRYTLSYKDFPFPPLTLLKKIKTTALMLDTVDLQWAIILQIFLLIWYSPMEHLTVRNLTFQGPLGELTEYEFLPLFDSLEQIISLDGSMKVLTLEHVRNKVYYFNQEIVYRQFSEMNIASLTIYDAYMPHMLCPSRTSSFQYLNFSHNALTDELFQNCGTLTDLKLLILQRNKFESLSKVSFMTSRMKSLKYLDMSNNLLSHDAPDVQCQWSKSLSELDLSSNQLTESVFECVPVNIKKLDLQNNQITSVPKGMAELKSLKELNLASNRLADLPGCGGFTSLEFLNIEMNLILTPSADFFQSCPRVRELQAGQNPFKCSCELQDFIRLERQSGGKLFGWPSAYVCEYPEDLRGTQLKDFHLTELACNTTLLLVTALLLTLVLVAVVAFLCIYLDVPWYVRMTWQWTQTKRRAWHHHPEEQERVLQFHAFISYSERDSLWVKNELIPNLEKGEGCVQLCQHERNFVPGKSIVENIINCIEKSYKSIFVLSPNFVQSEWCHYELYFAHHKLFSENSNSLILILLEPIPPYIIPARYHKLKALMAKRTYLEWPKERSKHALFWANLRAAISINLPMADGNSCGEMH from the coding sequence ATGCTTTTGCGTTTCTGTAACGAACCAAGATACCTGGAAGGCGTAATGGGACCCCTTTCAAATATCTATGTCTTTGTCTGTGTCTTTACATTCATGCTATGCAATAATAGCCAGCCAACTGTGGAAAATGAATTTATTGCAAATTATTCAAGCAGTTTGCTAACTAATGTTCCAAAAAACATTCCAGTCCATACTCAGGTGTTAGATTTATCACATAATAGGATCTCTGGACTTAGTATCttggaatttatttctctttcaaaacttCAAGTATTAAATCTTTCTCATAATCTAATTATGGAGCTTGACTTCAGTGTCTTCATTTATAATCAAGACTTAGAATACTTAGATTTATCTCAtaataacattttgaaagtttACTGTCAAACTCTTGCATATCTTAGACATTTAGATCTTTCTTTCAATAAGTTTACTGCCCTGCCCATCTGTCAGGAATTTGGCAACATGTTTCGTTTGGAGTACCTAGGATTAAGTGCCACGATGATGCGAAGGTCAGACTTCAGGTATATCATACATTTGCAGCTGCACACTGTCTTCCTAACCTTAGAAGACTTTACTCTCTATGAGCCTCAGAGTCTGACGGCCTTGAATACAAGGAGCCTCCACATTGTTTTTGCAGCAAACCAAAACTTCAGTTTTTCCCTCTTGTATGATGGAATGAGCACTTCAAAAAACTTGAGTATAGTTAACTTGAGATATACCTTGAGCTACAAagatttcccctttcctcctttaaCGCTTCTGAAGAAAATCAAGACAACAGCTCTGATGCTTGACACTGTGGACTTACAATGGGCtataattttgcaaattttcCTGCTTATTTGGTATTCACCTATGGAGCATTTGACTGTGAGAAATTTGACTTTCCAGGGACCACTGGGGGAGCTGACTGAATATGAATTTCTACCCTTATTTGATTCTCTGGAACAAATAATCTCTTTGGATGGCTCCATGAAAGTGCTGACTTTGGAGCATGTTCGTAATAAGGTTTATTATTTCAACCAGGAGATTGTATACAGACAGTTTTCAGAGATGAATATTGCCAGTTTGACAATATATGATGCATATATGCCACACATGCTTTGCCCCAGTAGGACAAGctcatttcagtatttaaatttttctcaCAATGCCCTGACGGATGAATTGTTCCAGAATTGTGGCACTCTGACAGATCTGAAATTACTTATTTTACAGAGGAATAAATTTGAGAGCCTTTCCAAGGTAAGCTTCATGACCAGCCGTATGAAATCACTGAAATATCTGGACATGAGCAACAACTTGCTGAGTCATGATGCACCTGATGTGCAATGCCAATGGTCTAAGTCTCTGTCAGAGTTGGACCTGTCCTCAAATCAGTTGACGGAGTCCGTGTTTGAGTGCGTGCCAGTCAACATCAAAAAGCTGGACCTGCAAAACAATCAGAtcaccagtgtccccaaggggatGGCTGAGCTGAAATCCTTGAAGGAGCTGAACCTGGCATCGAACAGGCTGGCTGACCTGCCGGGGTGCGGTGGCTTTACATCCCTGGAGTTCCTGAACATAGAGATGAATTTGATCCTCACCCCATCTGCTGACTTCTTCCAGAGCTGCCCAAGGGTCAGGGAGCTGCAAGCCGGGCAGAACCCATTCAAGTGTTCCTGTGAACTGCAGGACTTTATCCGTCTGGAGAGGCAGTCTGGGGGGAAGCTGTTTGGCTGGCCATCGGCGTACGTGTGCGAGTACCCGGAAGACTTGCGAGGAACGCAGCTGAAGGACTTCCACCTGACCGAACTGGCTTGCAACACGACGCTCTTGCTTgtgacagctctgctgctgacgcTGGTGCTGGTGGCGGTCGTGGCCTTTCTGTGCATCTACCTGGACGTGCCGTGGTACGTACGGATGACGTGGCAGTGGACGCAGACGAAGCGGAGAGCTTGGCACCACCATCCCGAAGAGCAGGAGAGGGTTCTGCAGTTTCACGCGTTCATTTCCTACAGCGAGCGTGATTCATTGTGGGTGAAGAACGAGCTGATCCCAAAcctggagaagggggagggcTGTGTACAACTGTGCCAGCACGAGAGGAACTTTGTCCCCGGCAAGAGCATTGTGGAGAACATCATTAACTGCATAGAGAAGAGCTACAAGTCGATCTTTGTGTTGTCTCCCAACTTTGTGCAGAGCGAGTGGTGTCACTATGAGCTGTACTTTGCCCATCACAAATTATTCAGTGAGAATTCCAACAGCTTAATCCTCATTTTACTGGAGCCGATCCCTCCGTACATTATCCCTGCCAGGTACCACAAGCTGAAGGCTCTCATGGCAAAGCGAACCTACCTGGAGTGGCCGAAGGAGAGGAGCAAGCATGCCCTTTTCTGGGCTAACCTGAGGGCAGCTATTAGCATTAACCTGCCAATGGCTGATGGAAACAGCTGTGGGGAAATGCATTAA
- the LOC134516153 gene encoding toll-like receptor 1 has protein sequence MTGKMGSLRNFFLYKCLFALTFWNHVSLSVENELFTSVSNYFPEDGSDKKVKSLPLLYTNNHQSKANFDWVVIQNTTESLSLSEITNDNVKKLIALLSNFRQGSRLQNLTLTNVSVDWDFLIKIFQTVWHSSIEYFNVNSVTQLSAIKGYYFDYSGTSMKALTMKKVLITDLYFTQDDLYKIFADMNIAALTIAESEMIHMLCPSSDSPFRYLNFSKNDLTDLLFQKCDKLIKLETLNLQKNKFESLSKVSFMTSRMKSLKYLDMSNNLLSHDAPDVQCQWSKSLSELDLSSNQLTESVFECVPVNIKKLDLQNNQITSVPKGMAELKSLKELNLASNRLADLPGCGGFTSLEFLNIEMNLILTPSADFFQSCPRVRELQARHNPFKCSCELQDFIRLERQSGGKLFGWPSAYVCEYPEDLRGTQLKDFHLTELACNTTLLLVTALLLTLVLVAVVAFLCIYLDVPWYVRMTWQWTQTKRRAWHHHPEEQERVLQFHAFISYSERDSLWVKNELIPNLEKGEGCVQLCQHERNFVPGKSIVENIINCIEKSYKSIFVLSPNFVQSEWCHYELYFAHHKLFSENSNSLILILLEPIPPYIIPARYHKLKALMAKRTYLEWPKERSKHALFWANLRAAISINLPMADGNSCGEMH, from the coding sequence ATGACAGGAAAAATGGGATCTctcagaaacttttttctttacaagtgTCTGTTTGCATTAACGTTTTGGAACCATGTCAGCCTGTCTGTGGAAAATGAACTCTTTACATCTGTTTCTAACTATTTTCCAGAAGATGGCTCTGACAAAAAAGTCAAGAGCCTGCCACTCCTGTATACAAATAATCATCAGTCCAAAGCTAATTTTGACTGGGTTGTGATACAAAATACTACAGAAAGCCTGTCATTGTCAGAAATCACAAATGacaatgtaaaaaaattaatagctttaTTATCTAATTTCAGGCAAGGCTCCAGGTTACAAAATCTGACACTGACAAACGTGTCAGTGGACTGggattttcttattaaaatttttCAGACTGTATGGCACTCTTCCATTGAATACTTCAATGTTAACAGTGTAACACAATTGTCGGCCATCAAAGGCTATTACTTTGACTATTCAGGTACCTCTATGAAAGCATTGAcaatgaaaaaagttttaatcaCAGATCTGTACTTCACGCAGGATGACCTATACAAAATATTTGCAGACATGAATATTGCAGCCTTAACAATAGCTGAATCAGAGATGATACATATGCTGTGTCCTTCATCTGACAGTCCCTTTAGATACTTAAATTTTTCAAAGAATGATTTAACAGatcttctttttcaaaaatgtgACAAATTAATTAAACTGGAGACATTAAACTTGCAGAAGAATAAATTTGAGAGCCTTTCCAAGGTAAGCTTCATGACCAGCCGTATGAAATCACTGAAATATCTGGACATGAGCAACAACTTGCTGAGTCATGATGCACCTGATGTGCAATGCCAATGGTCTAAGTCTCTGTCAGAGTTGGACCTGTCCTCAAATCAGTTGACGGAGTCCGTGTTCGAGTGCGTGCCAGTCAACATCAAAAAGCTGGACCTGCAAAACAATCAGAtcaccagtgtccccaaggggatGGCTGAGCTGAAATCCTTGAAGGAGCTGAACCTGGCATCGAACAGGCTGGCTGACCTGCCGGGGTGCGGTGGCTTTACATCCCTGGAGTTCCTGAACATAGAGATGAATTTGATCCTCACCCCATCTGCTGACTTCTTCCAGAGCTGCCCAAGGGTCAGGGAGCTGCAAGCCAGGCACAACCCGTTCAAGTGTTCCTGTGAACTGCAGGACTTTATCCGTCTGGAGAGGCAGTCTGGGGGGAAGCTGTTTGGCTGGCCATCGGCGTACGTGTGCGAGTACCCGGAAGACTTGCGAGGAACGCAGCTGAAGGACTTCCACCTGACCGAACTGGCTTGCAACACGACGCTCTTGCTTgtgacagctctgctgctgacgcTGGTGCTGGTGGCGGTCGTGGCCTTTCTGTGCATCTACCTGGACGTGCCGTGGTACGTACGGATGACGTGGCAGTGGACGCAGACGAAGCGGAGAGCTTGGCACCACCATCCCGAAGAGCAGGAGAGGGTTCTGCAGTTTCACGCGTTCATTTCCTACAGCGAGCGTGATTCATTGTGGGTGAAGAACGAGCTGATCCCAAAcctggagaagggggagggcTGTGTACAACTGTGCCAGCATGAGAGGAACTTTGTCCCCGGCAAGAGCATTGTGGAGAACATCATTAACTGCATAGAGAAGAGCTACAAGTCGATCTTTGTGTTGTCTCCCAACTTTGTGCAGAGCGAGTGGTGTCACTATGAGCTGTACTTTGCCCATCACAAATTATTCAGTGAGAATTCCAACAGCTTAATCCTCATTTTACTGGAGCCGATCCCTCCGTACATTATCCCTGCCAGGTACCACAAGCTGAAGGCTCTCATGGCAAAGCGAACCTACCTGGAGTGGCCGAAGGAGAGGAGCAAGCATGCCCTTTTCTGGGCTAACCTGAGGGCAGCTATTAGCATTAACCTGCCAATGGCTGATGGAAACAGCTGTGGGGAAATGCATTAA